Proteins encoded by one window of Pelecanus crispus isolate bPelCri1 chromosome 8, bPelCri1.pri, whole genome shotgun sequence:
- the PABPN1L gene encoding embryonic polyadenylate-binding protein 2: MFGGRASPLFLDTSGIWWQDPPSLAALEASWDVTEMAALQKAAGEDSDLSRLEGDSAEELAVPDPELEAIKARVREMEREDERLKELQLEAESRLIMSSEAGLFPKTTKEKMEVDQRSIYVGNVDYGGTAEELESHFNSCGQINRVTILCDKFSGHPKGYAYIEFEEKSSVKAAVELDESVFRGRVIKVLPKRTNMPGISTTDRGGYRGRFQARGGLAQQGGYYGGQHPRVRGRTYRGRARLLPWYFPY, encoded by the exons ATGTTCGGGGGCCGGGCGAG TCCTCTCTTCCTGGACACTTCAGGGATTTGGTGGCAGGACCCTCCATCCCTGGCAGCGCTGGAGGCGTCCTGGGATGTGACAGAgatggcagctctgcagaaggctGCGGGTGAAGACTCGGACCTGAGCCGCCTCGAGGGGGACAGCGcggaggagctggctgtgccGGACCCG GAGCTGGAGGCCATCAAAGCCAGAGTGcgggagatggagagggaggaTGAGAGGCTGAAGGAGTTGCAGCTGGAAGCTGAGAGCCGTCTCATCATGAGCTCGGAGGCGG GTCTCTTCCCAAAGACAACCAAGGAGAAGATGGAGGTTGACCAGCGATCCATCTATGTGGGCAAT GTGGACTACGGGGGCACGGCGGAAGAGCTGGAGTCTCACTTCAACAGCTGTGGGCAGATCAACCGAGTGACCATCCTCTGCGACAAGTTCTCGGGGCATCCCAAAGG GTATGCCTACATTGAGTTTGAAGAGAAGAGCTCCGTGAAGGCTGCGGTGGAGCTGGACGAGAGTGTGTTCAGAGGCCGTGTCATTAAG GTGCTGCCCAAGAGGACCAACATGCCGGGCATCAGCACCACCGACCGCGGGGGCTACCGGGGCCGCTTCCAAGCCCGGGGAGGGCTGGCCCAGCAGGGAGGGTACTACGGAGGGCAGCACCCGAGGGTGCGAGGGAGGACGTACAG GGGTCGGGCAAGGCTGCTGCCGTGGTATTTTCCATACTAG
- the TRAPPC2L gene encoding trafficking protein particle complex subunit 2-like protein isoform X1, whose amino-acid sequence MAVCIAVIAKENYPLYIRSVPTENELKFHYTVHTSLDVVDEKISAMGKALVDQRELYLGLLYPTEDYKVYGYVTNSKVKFVMVVDSSNTALRDNEIRSMFRKLHNSYTDIMCNPFYNPGDRIHSSRAFDNMVNSMMMQVC is encoded by the exons ATGGCGGTGTGCATCGCCGTGATCGCCAAGGAG AACTATCCCCTCTACATCCGGAGTGTTCCAACCGAAAATGAGCTGAAGTTCCACTACACCGTGCACACTTCCCTCGACGTCGTGGATGAAAAGATCTCTGCGATGGGCAAGGCTCTTGTAGACCAGAGGGAACTGTACCTAGGGCTCCTCTACCCCACTGAAGACTACAAGGT ATACGGCTACGTGACAAATTCAAAGGTGAAGTTTGTTATGGTGGTGGATTCTTCAAACACAGCACTTCGAGACAATGAGATCCGCAGT ATGTTCCGAAAGCTGCATAATTCGTACACGGATATAATGTGTAACCCTTTTTATAACCCTGGGGACCGTATCCATTCCAG CAG GGCTTTTGATAATATGGTGAACTCCATGATGATGCAGGTGTGCTGA
- the CBFA2T3 gene encoding protein CBFA2T3 isoform X1 produces the protein MPDSPADVKTQSRSTPPSMPPPPPAVTQGATRHPSFTPNTNRDAGPPTFLPRGRFHGCLKWSMVCLLMNGSSHSPTAINGAPSTPNGFSNGPATSSTASLSTHQLPPACGARQLSKLKRFLTTLQQFGNDISPEIGERVRTLVLGLVNSTLTIEEFHAKLQEATNFPLRPFVIPFLKANLPLLQRELLHCARMAKQTPAQYLAQHEQLLLDANASSPIDSSELLLEVGESGKRRTPDRTKENGLDRDPLHPEHLSKRPCTMSPAQRYSPSNGLSHPPNGLGHPPAAPPLPHHYRLEDMAMAHHYRDAYRHPDPRELRERQRPAAVHGTRQEEVIDHRLTDREWAEEWKHLNNLLNCIMDMVEKTRRSLTVLRRCQEADREELNHWIRRYSDAEDMKKGSPPSARPHNSSSASEAPQLDAHRDFAPRPLSGYMPEEIWRKAEEAVNEVKRQAMSELQKAVSDAERKAHELITTERAKMERALAEAKRQASEDALTVINQQEDSSESCWNCGRKASETCSGCNTARYCGSFCQHKDWEKHHHVCGQTLQGLPVPAAPATGVGLPPAPGQPDGVATIASSPSETGSAAASRAGTPATPAPLESASR, from the exons ATGCCCGACTCGCCGGCCGATGTGAAGACGCAGTCCAGGTCCACGCCGCCCAGCAtgcctccgccgccgccggccgtcACGCAGGGAGCCACGCGCCACCCCTCCTTCACGCCAAACACCA ATCGAGACGCTGGCCCTCCGACGTTTCTGCCTCGCGGCCGTTTTCATGGTTGCTTGAAATGGTCGATGGTCTGTCTTT TGATGAACGGGAGCAGCCACTCGCCGACCGCCATCAATGGGGCCCCGTCCACCCCCAACGGGTTCAGCAACGGGCCGGCCACCTCCTCCACCGCCTCCCTCTCCACCCACCAGCTCCCGCCGGCCTGCGGCGCCCGCCAGCTCTCCAAGCTCAAGCGCTTCCTCACCACGCTGCAGCAGTTCGGCAACGACATCTCCCCCGAGATCGGGGAGCGGGTGCGCACCCTCGTCCTGGGGCTCGTG AACTCCACGCTCACCATCGAGGAATTTCACGCCAAGCTGCAGGAAGCCACCAACTTCCCTCTGCGACCCTTCGTCATCCCCTTCCTCAAG GCCAACCTGCCGCTGCTGCAGCGGGAGCTGCTGCACTGCGCCCGCATGGCCAAGCAGACCCCGGCTCAGTACCTGGCCCAGCacgagcagctgctgctggacgCCAACGCCTCTTCTCCCATCGACTCCTCCGAGCTGCTCCTGGAGGTGGGCGAGAGCGGCAAGAGGAGGACGCCAGACAG GACCAAAGAGAACGGTTTGGACCGAGACCCTCTGCACCCCGAGCACCTCAGCAAGCGGCCGTGCACCATGAGCCCGGCGCAACGCTACAGCCCCAGCAACGGGCTGAGCCACCCCCCCAACGGGCTGGGGcacccccccgccgctccccccctgccccaccactACCGCCTGGAGGACATGGCCATGGCGCACCACTACCGCGACGCCTACCGTCACCCGGACCCCCGGGAGCTCCGCGAGCGCCAGCGGCCCGCCG CGGTGCACGGGACGCGGCAGGAGGAGGTGATCGACCACCGGCTCACCGACCGGGAGTGGGCGGAGGAGTGGAAACACCTCAACAAC CTGCTGAACTGCATCATGGACATGGTGGAGAAGACGCGCCGGTCGCTGACGGTGCTGCGGCGGTGCCAGGAGGCCGACCGCGAGGAGCTCAACCACTGGATCCGGCGTTACAGCGACGCCGAGGACATGAAGAAAGGCAgccccccctccgcccgcccccaCAACAGCTCCTCCGCCTCCGAGGCACCCCAGTTAG ACGCTCACCGGGATTTCGCGCCGCGGCCCCTCTCCGGGTACATGCCGGAGGAGATCTGGAGGAAGGCTG AAGAAGCTGTGAACGAGGTGAAGCGTCAGGCCATGTCCGAGCTGCAGAAGGCCGTGTCGGACGCCGAGCGGAAAGCCCATGAGCTGATCACGACGGAGCGAGCCAAGATGGAGCGAGCCCTGGCCGAGGCCAAGCGCCAGGCTTCGGAGGACGCCCTGACCGTCATCAATCAGCAGGAGGACTCCAGCGAG agctgctggaaCTGCGGGCGCAAAGCAAGCGAGACCTGCAGCGGCTGCAACACCGCCCGCTACTGCGGCTCCTTCTGCCAGCACAAGGATTGGGAGAAGCACCACCACGTCTGCGGGCAGACTCTGCAAGGGCTGccggtccccgccgcccccgccaccGGCGTGGGGCTGCCGCCAGCTCCGGGACAACCCGACGGCGTGGCCACCAtcgccagcagccccagcgAGACGGGCTCGGCAGCCGCGTCCCGCGCCGGCACGCCGgccaccccggccccgctggAGAGCGCGTCCCGCTGA
- the CBFA2T3 gene encoding protein CBFA2T3 isoform X2, producing MPDSPADVKTQSRSTPPSMPPPPPAVTQGATRHPSFTPNTMMNGSSHSPTAINGAPSTPNGFSNGPATSSTASLSTHQLPPACGARQLSKLKRFLTTLQQFGNDISPEIGERVRTLVLGLVNSTLTIEEFHAKLQEATNFPLRPFVIPFLKANLPLLQRELLHCARMAKQTPAQYLAQHEQLLLDANASSPIDSSELLLEVGESGKRRTPDRTKENGLDRDPLHPEHLSKRPCTMSPAQRYSPSNGLSHPPNGLGHPPAAPPLPHHYRLEDMAMAHHYRDAYRHPDPRELRERQRPAAVHGTRQEEVIDHRLTDREWAEEWKHLNNLLNCIMDMVEKTRRSLTVLRRCQEADREELNHWIRRYSDAEDMKKGSPPSARPHNSSSASEAPQLDAHRDFAPRPLSGYMPEEIWRKAEEAVNEVKRQAMSELQKAVSDAERKAHELITTERAKMERALAEAKRQASEDALTVINQQEDSSESCWNCGRKASETCSGCNTARYCGSFCQHKDWEKHHHVCGQTLQGLPVPAAPATGVGLPPAPGQPDGVATIASSPSETGSAAASRAGTPATPAPLESASR from the exons ATGCCCGACTCGCCGGCCGATGTGAAGACGCAGTCCAGGTCCACGCCGCCCAGCAtgcctccgccgccgccggccgtcACGCAGGGAGCCACGCGCCACCCCTCCTTCACGCCAAACACCA TGATGAACGGGAGCAGCCACTCGCCGACCGCCATCAATGGGGCCCCGTCCACCCCCAACGGGTTCAGCAACGGGCCGGCCACCTCCTCCACCGCCTCCCTCTCCACCCACCAGCTCCCGCCGGCCTGCGGCGCCCGCCAGCTCTCCAAGCTCAAGCGCTTCCTCACCACGCTGCAGCAGTTCGGCAACGACATCTCCCCCGAGATCGGGGAGCGGGTGCGCACCCTCGTCCTGGGGCTCGTG AACTCCACGCTCACCATCGAGGAATTTCACGCCAAGCTGCAGGAAGCCACCAACTTCCCTCTGCGACCCTTCGTCATCCCCTTCCTCAAG GCCAACCTGCCGCTGCTGCAGCGGGAGCTGCTGCACTGCGCCCGCATGGCCAAGCAGACCCCGGCTCAGTACCTGGCCCAGCacgagcagctgctgctggacgCCAACGCCTCTTCTCCCATCGACTCCTCCGAGCTGCTCCTGGAGGTGGGCGAGAGCGGCAAGAGGAGGACGCCAGACAG GACCAAAGAGAACGGTTTGGACCGAGACCCTCTGCACCCCGAGCACCTCAGCAAGCGGCCGTGCACCATGAGCCCGGCGCAACGCTACAGCCCCAGCAACGGGCTGAGCCACCCCCCCAACGGGCTGGGGcacccccccgccgctccccccctgccccaccactACCGCCTGGAGGACATGGCCATGGCGCACCACTACCGCGACGCCTACCGTCACCCGGACCCCCGGGAGCTCCGCGAGCGCCAGCGGCCCGCCG CGGTGCACGGGACGCGGCAGGAGGAGGTGATCGACCACCGGCTCACCGACCGGGAGTGGGCGGAGGAGTGGAAACACCTCAACAAC CTGCTGAACTGCATCATGGACATGGTGGAGAAGACGCGCCGGTCGCTGACGGTGCTGCGGCGGTGCCAGGAGGCCGACCGCGAGGAGCTCAACCACTGGATCCGGCGTTACAGCGACGCCGAGGACATGAAGAAAGGCAgccccccctccgcccgcccccaCAACAGCTCCTCCGCCTCCGAGGCACCCCAGTTAG ACGCTCACCGGGATTTCGCGCCGCGGCCCCTCTCCGGGTACATGCCGGAGGAGATCTGGAGGAAGGCTG AAGAAGCTGTGAACGAGGTGAAGCGTCAGGCCATGTCCGAGCTGCAGAAGGCCGTGTCGGACGCCGAGCGGAAAGCCCATGAGCTGATCACGACGGAGCGAGCCAAGATGGAGCGAGCCCTGGCCGAGGCCAAGCGCCAGGCTTCGGAGGACGCCCTGACCGTCATCAATCAGCAGGAGGACTCCAGCGAG agctgctggaaCTGCGGGCGCAAAGCAAGCGAGACCTGCAGCGGCTGCAACACCGCCCGCTACTGCGGCTCCTTCTGCCAGCACAAGGATTGGGAGAAGCACCACCACGTCTGCGGGCAGACTCTGCAAGGGCTGccggtccccgccgcccccgccaccGGCGTGGGGCTGCCGCCAGCTCCGGGACAACCCGACGGCGTGGCCACCAtcgccagcagccccagcgAGACGGGCTCGGCAGCCGCGTCCCGCGCCGGCACGCCGgccaccccggccccgctggAGAGCGCGTCCCGCTGA
- the TRAPPC2L gene encoding trafficking protein particle complex subunit 2-like protein isoform X2 — protein MAVCIAVIAKENYPLYIRSVPTENELKFHYTVHTSLDVVDEKISAMGKALVDQRELYLGLLYPTEDYKVYGYVTNSKVKFVMVVDSSNTALRDNEIRSMFRKLHNSYTDIMCNPFYNPGDRIHSRAFDNMVNSMMMQVC, from the exons ATGGCGGTGTGCATCGCCGTGATCGCCAAGGAG AACTATCCCCTCTACATCCGGAGTGTTCCAACCGAAAATGAGCTGAAGTTCCACTACACCGTGCACACTTCCCTCGACGTCGTGGATGAAAAGATCTCTGCGATGGGCAAGGCTCTTGTAGACCAGAGGGAACTGTACCTAGGGCTCCTCTACCCCACTGAAGACTACAAGGT ATACGGCTACGTGACAAATTCAAAGGTGAAGTTTGTTATGGTGGTGGATTCTTCAAACACAGCACTTCGAGACAATGAGATCCGCAGT ATGTTCCGAAAGCTGCATAATTCGTACACGGATATAATGTGTAACCCTTTTTATAACCCTGGGGACCGTATCCATTCCAG GGCTTTTGATAATATGGTGAACTCCATGATGATGCAGGTGTGCTGA